One Mycolicibacterium crocinum DNA window includes the following coding sequences:
- the mshB gene encoding N-acetyl-1-D-myo-inositol-2-amino-2-deoxy-alpha-D-glucopyranoside deacetylase: MAEQETPRLLFVHAHPDDETMNNAVTIARYVQRGADVTVVTCTLGEEGEIIDERWLRLGVDEADQLGGYRIGELTAALQALGVSAPRFLGGAGKWRDSGMPGTPARKHTKFVDADVDEAAGLLADIIDELRPHVVATYDPDGGYGHPDHIQTHRITTAAVAAATWTVPKFYWAVIGASAFRDGVNALGPDDVLADWIMPPADVEFGFPDDKITAIVDAPEHIEAKVDAIAAHATQMLVGPTRRAFTLSNKLVLPVLASEHYVLINGTAGPTNERGWETDLLAGLGFGE; encoded by the coding sequence GTGGCTGAGCAGGAGACCCCGCGGTTGTTGTTCGTGCACGCCCATCCCGACGACGAGACGATGAACAACGCCGTCACCATCGCTCGCTACGTGCAGCGCGGCGCTGACGTCACCGTCGTCACCTGCACCCTCGGTGAAGAGGGCGAGATCATCGACGAGCGTTGGCTGCGGCTCGGGGTCGACGAAGCCGACCAGCTCGGCGGCTACCGGATCGGTGAACTGACGGCGGCGCTGCAGGCGCTGGGCGTGTCGGCGCCGCGGTTCCTGGGCGGGGCAGGCAAGTGGCGCGACTCGGGGATGCCCGGGACCCCGGCGCGTAAGCACACCAAGTTCGTCGACGCCGACGTCGACGAAGCGGCCGGCCTCCTGGCCGACATCATCGACGAACTGCGCCCGCACGTCGTCGCCACCTATGACCCCGACGGCGGCTACGGCCACCCGGACCACATACAGACCCACAGGATCACCACCGCCGCCGTCGCCGCCGCGACCTGGACGGTGCCGAAGTTCTACTGGGCTGTCATCGGCGCCAGCGCTTTTCGCGACGGGGTCAACGCGCTCGGTCCCGACGACGTACTGGCCGACTGGATCATGCCGCCCGCGGATGTCGAATTCGGTTTCCCCGACGACAAGATCACCGCGATCGTGGATGCGCCCGAGCACATCGAGGCCAAGGTCGACGCTATCGCCGCACACGCCACGCAGATGCTGGTCGGTCCGACCCGGCGCGCATTCACGTTGTCCAACAAGCTCGTACTGCCCGTGCTGGCGTCCGAGCATTACGTGCTCATCAACGGCACCGCGGGACCGACGAACGAGCGTGGTTGGGAGACTGACCTTCTGGCTGGACTCGGGTTCGGGGAGTAG
- a CDS encoding WXG100 family type VII secretion target, giving the protein MSTDFDLMRSVAAAADARNDEIRVLLHGFITRMEAVPPTVWGGMAAARFKTVVANWNTESTKLSHALAGIADTIRNNEHQLREAAQLHAQRIAAVTADL; this is encoded by the coding sequence CTGAGCACCGACTTCGATCTGATGCGCTCCGTCGCTGCGGCCGCCGACGCGCGCAACGACGAGATCCGGGTTCTGTTGCACGGCTTCATCACTCGGATGGAGGCGGTGCCGCCGACCGTGTGGGGTGGGATGGCTGCCGCCCGATTCAAGACCGTGGTGGCGAACTGGAACACCGAGTCGACCAAGCTGTCGCATGCCTTGGCCGGGATCGCCGACACGATCCGCAACAACGAACACCAACTGCGTGAGGCCGCGCAGCTGCATGCGCAGCGCATCGCCGCCGTAACCGCCGATCTTTAG
- a CDS encoding WXG100 family type VII secretion target, which yields MDPILSYDFTEIDAAVLADIQGTSARLGAALDDLSRQIAPLQQVWTRDAAMAYQAEQAQWQQSASALRDILVRLGVAVRDGAADVADADRRAAGMWG from the coding sequence GTGGACCCCATCCTTTCGTACGACTTCACCGAGATCGATGCGGCGGTGCTCGCCGACATCCAGGGCACGTCGGCGCGACTCGGCGCTGCGCTGGACGATCTCAGCCGCCAGATCGCGCCGCTTCAGCAGGTGTGGACCAGGGATGCCGCGATGGCGTACCAGGCCGAACAAGCGCAGTGGCAGCAGTCGGCGTCAGCACTGCGCGACATCCTGGTGCGTCTGGGTGTTGCCGTTCGGGACGGGGCGGCCGACGTGGCCGATGCCGACCGCCGCGCTGCCGGGATGTGGGGCTGA
- the typA gene encoding translational GTPase TypA — protein sequence MNNQDFRNVAIVAHVDHGKTTLVDAMLRQSGALHHRGDDAVERLMDSGDLEKEKGITILAKNTAVHRKNADGSTTVINVIDTPGHADFGGEVERGLSMVDGVLLLVDASEGPLPQTRFVLRKALAAHLPVILVVNKTDRPDARIAEVVEESHDLLLDVASDLDEEAQAAAEKALDLPTLYASGRAGIASTTQPANGENPDGENLDPLFDVLLEHIPPPQGDPEAPLQALVTNLDASAFLGRLALIRIYKGRIKKGQQVAWMREVDGHPVITNAKITELLVTEGVERTPTEEAVAGDIVAVAGIPEIMIGDTLADPDHAHALPRITVDEPAISVTIGTNTSPLAGKVSGHKLTARMVKSRLDSELVGNVSIKVVDVGRPDAWEVQGRGELALAVLVEQMRREGFELTVGKPQVVTRTIDGKLHEPFEAMTIDCPEEFVGAITQLMAARKGRMEEMTNHAAGWVRMDFIVPSRGLIGFRTDFLTLTRGTGIANAVFDGYRPWAGEIRARHTGSLVSDRSGQITPFAMIQLSDRGQFFVEPGQDTYEGQVVGINPRAEDLDINITREKKLTNMRSSTADVMETLARPLELGLEQAMEFCAEDECVEVTPEIVRVRKVELDSTLRARAKARAKARG from the coding sequence GTGAATAACCAGGACTTCCGCAATGTCGCCATCGTCGCGCACGTGGACCATGGCAAGACAACGCTGGTGGACGCCATGCTGCGGCAGTCCGGTGCCCTGCACCATCGTGGTGACGACGCCGTCGAACGCCTGATGGACTCCGGTGATCTGGAGAAGGAAAAGGGCATCACGATCCTGGCGAAGAACACCGCCGTGCACCGCAAGAACGCCGACGGCTCGACGACTGTGATCAACGTCATCGACACCCCCGGGCACGCCGACTTCGGCGGTGAGGTGGAACGCGGCCTGTCGATGGTCGACGGCGTGCTGCTGCTGGTCGACGCCTCCGAGGGTCCGCTGCCCCAGACCCGCTTCGTACTGCGCAAGGCGCTCGCCGCGCACCTGCCGGTGATCCTGGTGGTCAACAAGACCGACCGGCCCGACGCCCGAATCGCCGAGGTCGTCGAGGAAAGCCACGACCTGCTGCTTGACGTCGCCTCCGACCTCGACGAGGAAGCGCAGGCCGCCGCCGAGAAGGCGCTCGACCTGCCGACGCTGTACGCCTCGGGCCGCGCCGGCATCGCCAGCACCACCCAGCCCGCCAACGGCGAGAACCCCGACGGCGAGAACCTCGACCCGCTGTTCGACGTCCTGCTCGAGCACATTCCGCCGCCGCAGGGCGATCCCGAGGCGCCGCTGCAGGCGCTGGTGACCAACCTCGACGCGTCGGCATTCCTGGGCCGGCTCGCGCTGATCCGCATCTACAAGGGCCGCATCAAGAAGGGCCAGCAGGTGGCCTGGATGCGTGAGGTCGACGGCCACCCGGTCATCACGAACGCGAAGATCACTGAACTGCTCGTCACCGAGGGCGTCGAACGCACCCCGACCGAGGAGGCCGTCGCCGGCGACATCGTCGCCGTGGCCGGTATCCCCGAGATCATGATCGGCGACACCCTGGCCGACCCCGACCATGCGCATGCGCTGCCCCGGATCACCGTCGACGAACCGGCGATCTCGGTGACCATCGGCACCAACACCTCGCCGCTGGCGGGCAAGGTGTCCGGTCACAAGTTGACCGCGCGAATGGTCAAGAGCCGCTTGGATTCTGAACTCGTCGGCAACGTCTCGATCAAGGTCGTCGACGTCGGTCGCCCGGATGCCTGGGAGGTACAGGGCCGCGGCGAGCTGGCGTTGGCGGTGCTCGTCGAGCAGATGCGCCGCGAAGGCTTCGAGCTGACCGTCGGCAAGCCGCAGGTGGTCACCCGAACCATCGACGGCAAGCTGCACGAGCCGTTCGAGGCGATGACGATCGACTGCCCCGAGGAGTTCGTCGGCGCCATCACCCAGTTGATGGCCGCGCGCAAGGGCCGCATGGAAGAGATGACCAACCACGCCGCCGGCTGGGTGCGGATGGACTTCATCGTCCCCAGCCGTGGGCTCATCGGCTTCCGCACCGACTTCCTGACACTGACTCGCGGCACCGGCATCGCCAACGCGGTATTCGACGGCTACCGCCCGTGGGCGGGGGAGATCCGGGCCCGGCACACCGGCTCGCTGGTGAGTGACCGTTCCGGCCAGATCACCCCGTTCGCGATGATCCAGCTGTCCGACCGCGGCCAGTTCTTCGTCGAACCCGGGCAGGACACCTACGAGGGACAGGTCGTCGGGATCAACCCGCGCGCCGAGGACCTCGACATCAACATCACCCGTGAGAAGAAGCTCACGAACATGCGGTCCTCCACCGCGGACGTGATGGAGACGCTCGCCCGCCCGCTGGAACTCGGTCTGGAACAGGCCATGGAGTTCTGCGCCGAGGACGAGTGTGTCGAGGTGACGCCGGAGATCGTGCGGGTGCGCAAGGTAGAACTCGACTCCACCCTGCGCGCGCGTGCGAAGGCCCGCGCCAAGGCCAGGGGCTGA
- a CDS encoding bifunctional FO biosynthesis protein CofGH, with protein sequence MALNSQPTSPLPTPVVPPRTDAPSPAALRRVLRRARDGVALNVDEAAIAMTARGDDLADLCASAARVRDAGLESAGRRGPGGRLPVTYSRKVFIPVTHLCRDTCHYCTFVTVPGKLRAEGKGMFMEPDEILDVARRGAELGCKEALFTLGDRPEARWGEAKQWLDERGYDSTLDYVRAMAIRVLEETGLLPHLNPGVMSWTELSRLKPVAPSMGMMLETTSRRLFETKGLAHYGSPDKDPAVRLRTLDDAGRLSVPFTTGLLVGIGETLTERAETMHAIRRSHKEFGHVQEVIVQNFRAKDHTAMATVPDAGIDDFLATIAVSRLVLGPKMRIQAPPNLVSRDECLALAAAGVDDWGGVSPLTPDHVNPERPWPALDDLAEVTAAAGYELVERLTAQPSYVQAGAAWIDPRVRGHVDALADPDTGWALDVKPVGRPWQEPDEASESLGRTDLHAAIDTEGRLTETRSDLGSAFGDWESIREKVSELAARAPERIDTDVLAALRSAERNPGGCSDDEYLALATADGPALDAVAALADSLRREAVGDDVTYVVNRNINFTNICYTGCRFCAFAQRKGDADAYSLSTSEVADRAWEAHVAGATEVCMQGGIDPELPVTGYADLVRAVKARVPSMHVHAFSPMEIANGVTRSGLSVREWLTALREAGLGSIPGTAAEILDDEVRWVLTKGKLPTSEWIDVVTTAHEVGLRSSSTMMYGHVDTPKHWVGHLNVLRGIQDRTGGFTEFVPLPFVHQSSPLYLAGGARPGPTHRDNRAVHALARLMLHGRISHIQTSWVKLGIERTQVMLQGGANDLGGTLMEETISRMAGSENGSAKSVEELVAIAAGIGRPARQRTTTYADLAA encoded by the coding sequence GTGGCCCTGAACTCGCAGCCAACTAGTCCGCTGCCCACACCGGTGGTTCCACCGCGGACTGATGCTCCCTCTCCTGCCGCGCTGAGACGCGTCCTGCGTCGGGCGCGAGACGGTGTCGCGCTCAACGTCGATGAGGCGGCGATTGCGATGACCGCCCGCGGTGACGACCTCGCCGATCTGTGCGCCAGCGCGGCGCGGGTGCGCGACGCCGGCCTGGAATCGGCCGGCCGACGAGGCCCCGGCGGGCGCTTGCCGGTGACGTATTCGCGCAAGGTGTTCATCCCGGTGACGCATCTGTGCCGCGACACCTGCCACTACTGCACGTTCGTCACGGTGCCCGGCAAGTTGCGCGCAGAGGGCAAAGGCATGTTCATGGAGCCCGACGAGATCCTCGACGTCGCGCGCCGCGGCGCGGAGTTGGGTTGCAAGGAAGCACTTTTCACCCTCGGCGACCGGCCGGAGGCCCGCTGGGGCGAGGCCAAGCAGTGGCTGGACGAGCGGGGTTATGACTCCACACTGGATTACGTGCGCGCGATGGCGATCCGGGTGCTCGAGGAGACCGGCCTGCTGCCGCACCTGAATCCCGGCGTGATGAGCTGGACCGAGCTGTCGCGGCTCAAGCCGGTGGCCCCGTCGATGGGCATGATGCTGGAGACCACGTCGCGGCGGCTGTTCGAGACCAAGGGTCTGGCGCACTACGGCAGCCCGGACAAAGATCCGGCGGTGCGGCTGCGCACATTGGATGACGCCGGCAGGCTTTCGGTTCCCTTCACGACCGGTCTGCTCGTCGGCATCGGGGAAACCCTGACCGAGCGCGCCGAGACCATGCACGCGATTCGCCGCTCGCACAAGGAGTTCGGACACGTTCAGGAAGTGATCGTGCAGAACTTCCGGGCCAAGGACCACACCGCGATGGCTACGGTGCCCGATGCCGGCATCGACGACTTCCTGGCCACCATCGCGGTGAGCCGCCTCGTGCTCGGCCCAAAGATGCGCATTCAGGCACCGCCGAATCTGGTGTCCCGTGACGAGTGCCTGGCGCTGGCCGCGGCGGGCGTCGACGACTGGGGCGGCGTATCGCCGCTGACCCCCGATCACGTCAACCCGGAACGGCCGTGGCCGGCCCTGGACGACCTGGCCGAGGTGACTGCCGCGGCGGGTTATGAACTGGTGGAACGACTTACCGCACAGCCGTCGTACGTCCAGGCGGGAGCGGCGTGGATTGATCCACGGGTGCGCGGGCATGTGGATGCGCTGGCCGATCCCGACACCGGATGGGCGTTGGATGTCAAGCCGGTGGGCCGTCCCTGGCAGGAGCCGGACGAGGCGTCGGAGTCGTTGGGGCGCACTGATCTTCACGCCGCCATCGACACCGAGGGCCGGTTGACCGAGACGCGCAGCGATCTGGGTAGCGCGTTTGGCGACTGGGAGTCCATCCGGGAGAAGGTCTCCGAGCTGGCGGCGCGGGCGCCCGAGCGCATCGACACCGATGTGCTGGCCGCGTTGCGGTCGGCCGAGCGCAACCCGGGCGGCTGCAGCGACGACGAGTACCTGGCCTTGGCCACTGCCGACGGCCCGGCCCTGGATGCCGTTGCGGCCCTTGCTGATTCGCTGCGCCGGGAGGCGGTCGGCGACGACGTCACCTACGTGGTGAACCGGAACATCAACTTCACCAACATCTGCTACACCGGCTGCCGGTTCTGTGCGTTCGCCCAGCGCAAGGGCGACGCCGACGCGTACTCGCTGTCCACGTCCGAGGTCGCCGACCGTGCCTGGGAAGCGCATGTCGCCGGCGCCACCGAGGTGTGCATGCAGGGCGGGATCGATCCCGAACTGCCCGTCACCGGTTACGCCGATCTGGTGCGGGCGGTCAAGGCCCGGGTGCCCTCGATGCACGTGCATGCATTCTCGCCGATGGAGATCGCCAACGGCGTCACCCGCAGCGGGTTGTCGGTGCGTGAGTGGCTGACTGCGTTGCGTGAGGCCGGCCTGGGCTCCATCCCCGGCACCGCCGCCGAGATTCTCGACGACGAGGTGCGCTGGGTCCTGACCAAGGGCAAATTGCCGACCTCGGAGTGGATCGACGTGGTGACCACCGCGCACGAGGTGGGGCTGCGGTCGAGCTCGACGATGATGTACGGCCACGTCGACACCCCGAAGCACTGGGTCGGGCATCTCAACGTGCTGCGCGGAATCCAGGACCGCACCGGCGGATTCACCGAGTTCGTGCCGCTGCCGTTCGTGCATCAGTCCTCGCCGTTGTATCTGGCGGGTGGTGCGCGTCCCGGGCCGACGCACCGGGACAACCGGGCCGTGCACGCACTCGCCCGGCTCATGCTGCACGGCAGGATCTCCCACATCCAGACGTCGTGGGTGAAGTTGGGGATCGAGCGCACCCAGGTGATGCTGCAGGGCGGCGCCAATGATCTGGGCGGCACGCTGATGGAGGAGACCATCTCGCGGATGGCCGGTTCGGAGAACGGCTCGGCCAAGTCCGTGGAGGAATTGGTGGCCATCGCCGCGGGCATCGGCCGCCCGGCCCGCCAGCGCACCACGACCTACGCGGATCTTGCGGCCTGA
- a CDS encoding class I SAM-dependent methyltransferase, whose protein sequence is MENLPLPPTAGTSLQRAMTRRLLRRSVATGEISLPAVPGMLEAYVTMCANLFGTLGSEFSPEQIDELRGILHAQLTEAFTASPRSEIVISYSAPVGTVLNYHVKSRWWTVEGAYENWIATREPPLFGSEPDARVWSLSTEAADPRSFPILDLGAGTGRNALALARRGHPVDVVEMTASFAESIRAAAQSESLPVRVLQRDIFATTDDLRSDYRLILLSEVVSDFRSTDQLRGIFDLASRCLAPDGRLVFNAFVAHRDYTPDDAALQLGQQCYTTIFTQPQMADALAGFPLALVSDMSVYDYEKNHLPAGTWPPTSWYAEWVSGQDVFDVPRDERPIEMRWLVYERSDSTPE, encoded by the coding sequence GTGGAGAACTTGCCGCTTCCCCCGACCGCAGGCACATCGCTTCAGCGCGCCATGACGCGCCGGCTGTTGCGGCGGTCGGTCGCCACCGGTGAGATCAGTCTGCCCGCCGTGCCCGGCATGCTCGAGGCGTATGTGACCATGTGCGCCAACCTTTTCGGCACCCTCGGCAGCGAGTTCAGCCCCGAGCAGATCGACGAACTCCGCGGGATCCTGCACGCCCAGCTGACCGAGGCGTTCACCGCCTCCCCGCGCTCGGAGATCGTCATCTCCTACAGCGCTCCGGTGGGGACGGTGTTGAACTACCACGTGAAGAGCCGGTGGTGGACGGTCGAAGGCGCCTACGAGAACTGGATCGCCACCCGCGAACCGCCCTTGTTCGGTTCGGAGCCCGACGCACGGGTGTGGTCACTGTCCACCGAGGCGGCCGATCCACGCTCCTTCCCGATCCTGGATCTGGGTGCCGGAACCGGGCGCAACGCGCTCGCCCTGGCGCGGCGCGGCCATCCGGTCGACGTGGTGGAGATGACGGCCTCGTTCGCCGAGAGCATTCGCGCCGCCGCGCAGAGCGAGTCGCTGCCCGTTCGGGTCTTGCAGCGCGACATCTTCGCGACGACCGACGACCTGCGCAGCGACTACCGCTTGATTTTGCTGTCGGAGGTGGTGTCGGACTTCCGGTCGACGGATCAGCTACGCGGGATCTTCGACCTGGCCTCGCGGTGCCTGGCGCCGGACGGCCGCCTGGTGTTCAACGCGTTCGTCGCGCACCGCGACTACACCCCCGACGACGCGGCACTGCAGCTCGGCCAGCAGTGCTACACCACGATCTTCACCCAGCCCCAGATGGCCGATGCCCTGGCCGGGTTTCCGCTGGCCCTGGTGTCGGACATGTCGGTCTATGACTACGAGAAGAACCATCTGCCGGCCGGGACGTGGCCGCCGACGAGCTGGTATGCCGAGTGGGTCAGCGGACAGGACGTCTTCGACGTCCCCCGCGACGAACGCCCCATCGAAATGCGCTGGCTGGTGTACGAGAGATCGGACTCGACGCCCGAGTGA
- a CDS encoding ABC transporter family substrate-binding protein, translated as MGVPTGLRSVQALAVLLSVLVTAACTVSPPPAPQSTETTNAPPPPPARPTQIIMGIDSIGAGFNPHLLSDQSPVNAAISSLVLPSSFRPIPDPATPTGSRWEMDPTLLVSAEVTNQNPFTVTYKIRPEASWTDNAPIAADDFWYLWRQMVSQPGVVDPAGYDLITGVQSIEGGKTAVVTFAQPYPAWRELFNDLLPAHIVKDVPGGFPAGLARALPVTAGQFRVDNIDPQRDEILLARNDRFWGPPAHPDQILFRRAGAPAALADSIRNGDTQVAQVHGGAAAFAQLSAIPDVRTARIVTPRVMQLTLRAQEPKLADPAVRKAILGLLDVDLLAAVGAGSDNTVTLAQAQVRAPSDPGYVPTAPPALGKQRSLELLEQVGFQIDRTPTESPVPSPPSAGSRTPTPQPGPPEITRGRVSRDGEILSLVVGVAANDPTAVAVANTAADQLRSVGIAATVLPLDPPVLYGDALVNNRVDAIVGWHAAGGDLATSLASRYGCPALEATAVSTAAPTSTTASPSPTAPPSPSPSTTTMTPTTPPPPAPESGALVQAPSNLTGICDRSIQPNIEAALDGSAKIDDVINLVEPRLWNLSAVLPILQDTTIVAVGPSVQNVSLTGAVPVGIVGDAGRWAKAAQ; from the coding sequence ATGGGCGTGCCGACCGGACTACGCAGCGTTCAAGCCTTGGCTGTGCTGCTGTCCGTGCTGGTCACGGCCGCCTGTACCGTCTCCCCGCCCCCGGCTCCGCAGAGCACCGAGACGACGAACGCGCCGCCGCCGCCACCGGCCCGGCCCACCCAGATCATCATGGGCATCGATTCGATCGGCGCCGGGTTCAACCCGCATCTGCTCTCTGATCAGTCGCCGGTCAACGCCGCCATCAGCTCGCTGGTGCTGCCCAGTTCGTTCCGCCCGATCCCGGATCCGGCCACGCCGACCGGCTCGCGCTGGGAGATGGACCCCACCCTGCTGGTCTCGGCGGAGGTGACCAACCAGAACCCGTTCACCGTCACCTACAAGATCCGCCCGGAAGCGTCGTGGACCGACAACGCGCCGATCGCCGCGGACGACTTCTGGTACCTGTGGCGCCAGATGGTCAGCCAGCCCGGTGTCGTCGACCCCGCGGGCTACGACCTGATCACCGGCGTCCAGTCGATCGAGGGTGGCAAGACCGCGGTGGTCACCTTCGCCCAGCCGTACCCGGCCTGGCGGGAACTGTTCAATGACCTGCTGCCGGCCCACATCGTCAAGGACGTGCCCGGCGGCTTCCCGGCCGGTCTGGCCCGAGCCCTGCCGGTGACCGCGGGCCAGTTCCGGGTGGACAACATCGACCCCCAACGCGACGAGATCCTGCTGGCCCGCAACGACCGGTTTTGGGGACCGCCCGCCCATCCCGACCAGATCCTGTTCCGCCGTGCGGGTGCTCCCGCCGCACTGGCCGATTCGATCCGCAACGGCGACACCCAGGTGGCACAGGTCCACGGCGGCGCGGCGGCGTTCGCGCAACTGTCGGCCATCCCGGATGTGCGCACCGCGCGGATCGTCACGCCGCGCGTCATGCAGCTGACCCTGCGGGCGCAGGAGCCCAAACTCGCGGATCCCGCTGTGCGCAAAGCGATTCTGGGTCTACTCGACGTCGACCTGCTGGCCGCGGTGGGCGCCGGTAGCGATAACACCGTCACCCTGGCCCAGGCTCAGGTGCGCGCGCCGAGCGATCCGGGCTATGTGCCCACCGCGCCGCCGGCGCTGGGCAAGCAGCGCTCGCTGGAACTGCTCGAGCAGGTCGGCTTCCAGATCGACCGCACACCCACCGAATCGCCGGTGCCCTCGCCGCCCTCGGCGGGCTCGCGCACCCCGACGCCGCAGCCGGGACCGCCGGAGATCACCCGCGGCCGGGTCAGCAGGGATGGCGAGATCCTGTCGCTGGTGGTCGGTGTGGCAGCCAACGACCCGACGGCGGTGGCAGTCGCCAACACCGCGGCCGATCAGCTGCGCAGTGTCGGGATCGCCGCGACCGTGCTGCCGCTGGACCCGCCGGTGCTCTACGGCGATGCGCTGGTGAACAACCGGGTCGACGCGATCGTCGGCTGGCATGCCGCGGGCGGTGACCTGGCCACCTCGCTTGCGTCGCGCTACGGCTGCCCGGCCCTGGAGGCGACGGCGGTGTCGACGGCCGCACCGACCAGCACGACGGCCAGCCCGTCACCCACGGCCCCGCCGAGTCCCTCGCCCAGCACCACCACCATGACGCCGACGACCCCGCCGCCGCCCGCCCCGGAGTCCGGCGCGCTGGTGCAGGCTCCGTCGAACCTCACCGGCATCTGCGATCGCAGCATTCAGCCGAATATCGAAGCGGCCCTTGATGGTTCGGCCAAGATCGACGATGTCATCAATCTTGTCGAACCGCGGTTGTGGAATCTGTCGGCGGTCCTGCCGATCCTGCAGGACACCACGATCGTCGCGGTCGGCCCCAGCGTGCAGAACGTCAGCCTCACCGGGGCGGTGCCGGTCGGCATCGTCGGTGACGCGGGCCGCTGGGCCAAAGCTGCGCAGTAG
- a CDS encoding chloride channel protein, producing MKRRDLEFGCAVLAIGLLAGLAGAATTLLLHAVEHLTFHYSFGTLLDGVTGSSPVRRAIGPTVGGALAGLCWWLLRRRTRVPSLTDAISAPGPLPRLALSLDAGIQVLLVGAGASLGREGAPRQFAAALGDLGTSRWALTAGDRRILLGCAAGAGLAAVYSVPMGGALFAIQIVLSSWSLRAVGTAMITSSIAVAVAAPVTHLEVPLHWPNPELSYLLAGFAVLISPLALAVGRGFNRLMSYAKSHRVGDSWLLIPAIAAAGLLVGVLSHWWPELPGNGKSVLTVSVASGLTLASATAILLLKPLVTAVFLRAGAVGGMLTPALATGAAMGSVLALALNTWTPVTVSVPAVSLACAAGVLAITQGAPAWAALFVWELARPPWWLLIVFAAAAYSASLLDGFLKRRREIQVNSPPGH from the coding sequence GTGAAGCGCCGCGACCTGGAGTTCGGCTGCGCGGTCCTGGCGATCGGACTGCTGGCCGGGCTTGCCGGCGCCGCGACCACACTGCTGCTGCACGCCGTCGAACACCTCACGTTTCACTACAGCTTCGGGACGCTGCTGGACGGCGTCACCGGGTCGAGCCCGGTGCGCCGCGCGATCGGCCCGACCGTCGGCGGCGCACTGGCCGGTCTGTGCTGGTGGTTGCTGCGGCGGCGGACCCGGGTGCCGTCGCTGACCGACGCGATCAGTGCACCTGGCCCGTTGCCGCGGCTGGCGTTGTCACTCGACGCCGGCATCCAAGTTCTGCTGGTCGGCGCCGGTGCTTCGTTGGGCCGGGAGGGGGCACCCCGTCAGTTCGCCGCCGCGCTCGGTGATCTGGGCACCTCGAGGTGGGCTCTGACCGCGGGTGACCGCCGGATCCTGTTGGGCTGTGCGGCCGGTGCGGGTTTGGCGGCGGTATATAGCGTGCCGATGGGGGGCGCCCTGTTCGCGATCCAGATCGTGCTGAGCAGTTGGAGTCTGCGTGCGGTCGGCACCGCGATGATCACCTCGAGCATCGCGGTGGCCGTGGCCGCCCCGGTCACCCACCTCGAGGTGCCGCTGCACTGGCCCAATCCCGAATTGTCTTATCTACTCGCCGGATTCGCCGTCCTGATCTCGCCGCTGGCGCTGGCGGTCGGTCGCGGCTTCAACCGGCTGATGAGCTACGCCAAATCCCACCGCGTCGGCGACTCGTGGCTGCTGATTCCCGCCATCGCCGCCGCCGGGTTGTTGGTCGGTGTGCTCTCGCATTGGTGGCCCGAACTGCCGGGCAACGGCAAGAGCGTGTTGACCGTCAGCGTCGCGTCCGGTCTGACGCTGGCCTCGGCCACCGCCATCCTGCTTCTGAAGCCGTTGGTGACCGCGGTGTTCCTGCGCGCGGGCGCGGTCGGCGGCATGCTCACTCCCGCGTTGGCCACCGGCGCCGCGATGGGCTCGGTCCTTGCCCTGGCACTGAATACCTGGACGCCGGTGACGGTGAGCGTGCCTGCGGTGTCGCTGGCCTGCGCTGCGGGCGTACTGGCCATCACGCAGGGTGCCCCCGCGTGGGCGGCACTGTTCGTGTGGGAGTTGGCCCGCCCGCCGTGGTGGCTGTTGATCGTCTTCGCCGCCGCCGCGTACTCGGCCAGTCTGCTCGACGGATTCCTGAAGCGGCGCCGAGAAATTCAGGTGAACTCCCCACCCGGACACTGA